One window from the genome of Chrysiogenia bacterium encodes:
- the atpB gene encoding F0F1 ATP synthase subunit A yields the protein MGHHSWFDLFLHDSHHYIHVVMAGVTFTFLAIFSLAAVGSLRKRADARIPDEKFTMANVAELAVGGLANLCDDIIGHDGRKYMWLMAPTFLYIFVANMLGVIPGFLPPTDNINTNLAVSGVIFIGYNVYGIKENGLAGYLKHMMGPVIFIAPLFFVIELVSHLVRPASLAIRLYGNIFGDHLVIAIFSDLVKLVVPAVFLGVGTFVSFIQALVFTLLSMVYIALATAHDH from the coding sequence ATGGGACATCATTCCTGGTTTGACCTGTTTCTGCATGACAGCCACCACTACATCCACGTCGTGATGGCTGGTGTGACTTTCACCTTCCTCGCCATCTTCTCTCTGGCGGCGGTGGGCAGCCTCCGCAAGCGTGCCGACGCGCGCATTCCCGATGAGAAGTTTACGATGGCCAACGTCGCCGAGCTCGCCGTGGGCGGCCTCGCCAATCTGTGCGACGACATCATCGGTCACGACGGTCGCAAATACATGTGGCTGATGGCGCCGACCTTTCTCTACATCTTCGTGGCGAACATGCTCGGCGTGATTCCGGGGTTCCTGCCCCCCACCGACAACATCAACACGAACCTGGCTGTCTCGGGCGTCATTTTCATCGGCTACAACGTCTATGGCATCAAAGAGAACGGCCTGGCCGGCTACCTCAAGCACATGATGGGCCCGGTCATTTTCATCGCCCCGCTCTTCTTCGTCATCGAGCTGGTCAGCCATCTGGTGCGTCCGGCCTCGCTGGCCATTCGTCTCTACGGCAATATCTTCGGCGATCACCTGGTGATCGCGATTTTCTCGGATCTGGTAAAACTCGTCGTCCCGGCGGTTTTCCTGGGAGTTGGAACCTTTGTTTCCTTCATCCAGGCGCTGGTGTTCACCCTGCTCTCGATGGTGTACATCGCGCTGGCCACGGCACACGATCACTAA
- a CDS encoding ATP synthase subunit I has protein sequence MPPEATKQTAGTERIETTVLALTVVVSLALVPLMGSHVAAGAGIGGLVAFANLWMLRTLVTGMLAGRESEPLTPRRKVILGFVAFGKFVVLYGGLFVLMTRTPISRIGFLIGFSTLLLGIVADGLRKQQPGSLGPEGEHAENS, from the coding sequence ATGCCGCCGGAGGCGACCAAACAGACGGCCGGGACTGAGCGCATCGAGACAACGGTACTCGCGCTCACGGTTGTGGTTTCCCTGGCACTGGTTCCCCTGATGGGCTCGCACGTAGCGGCCGGCGCCGGCATCGGCGGATTGGTGGCCTTCGCCAATCTCTGGATGCTCCGCACGCTGGTTACCGGCATGCTGGCCGGGCGCGAGAGTGAGCCCCTGACCCCGCGGCGCAAAGTGATTCTGGGCTTTGTGGCATTTGGAAAGTTCGTCGTTCTCTACGGTGGGCTCTTCGTGCTGATGACCCGGACTCCGATCAGCCGCATCGGATTTTTGATTGGTTTTTCAACACTGCTGCTTGGGATCGTGGCCGATGGCCTTCGCAAGCAGCAGCCGGGCAGCCTGGGGCCCGAGGGCGAACACGCAGAGAATTCTTGA
- a CDS encoding AtpZ/AtpI family protein — MTTSDKQQTSPKRWQKVSILAAAASQLGAVLGGSAFLGALADENFGTSPWLFLILLTTGFVGGFWNLLQILKRYGSGSNNAAGGDQTDGRD, encoded by the coding sequence ATGACAACCAGCGACAAGCAGCAAACGAGCCCCAAACGCTGGCAGAAGGTGAGTATCCTCGCCGCCGCCGCCAGCCAACTGGGAGCGGTTCTCGGCGGAAGCGCCTTTCTGGGCGCCCTGGCCGACGAGAATTTCGGAACCAGCCCCTGGCTGTTCCTGATTTTGCTGACAACGGGATTCGTAGGCGGGTTCTGGAACTTACTGCAGATTCTCAAACGCTACGGATCGGGAAGTAACAATGCCGCCGGAGGCGACCAAACAGACGGCCGGGACTGA